A window from Triticum aestivum cultivar Chinese Spring chromosome 6D, IWGSC CS RefSeq v2.1, whole genome shotgun sequence encodes these proteins:
- the LOC123145783 gene encoding acyl transferase 15-like — MSTVSISKSPSVLVAPSEATVNGGDIILSSYDKMFGGRSVTVFFIFEYPIQDPIETIKRGLSQALVHYYPIAGRLAAGAAAGEFVIRCTGEGVSFVAASANCAIKDVREFCDSSLQEELAVLYADEGFSYSEPLMLMQVTVFSCGGFVIGVTLNHSVCDGIGMAQFMQAMGELARGLPSPSVIPVRSKDSFVLDLPPFSTNFVRFLGTLQPSPMEFLDITVPSSLINRIKRTYTMNYGQPCSVFEAVAAVLWRCRTRAIMSDPAALAVLTFPANARKHAVAREGFYGNCVTAQLVMATSGAMADGDIMELVKMIQHAKDRVPGQTEIDEMRQLDGYNLFLMSCWRNLGMEEIDLGFGPPARLMEYTQVRTKLPSCATCVPCKDEYNVQSLCVKEEHADAFLQELAKIDLTYNPLSVSSKL; from the coding sequence ATGAGCACTGTGTCGATCAGCAAGTCCCCGTCGGTGTTAGTCGCACCATCGGAGGCGACGGTCAACGGCGGCGACATCATTCTCTCGTCTTATGACAAGATGTTTGGTGGTAGATCAGTTACGGTGTTCTTCATCTTCGAGTATCCAATCCAAGATCCCATCGAGACGATCAAAAGGGGATTGTCCCAAGCACTTGTCCACTACTACCCTATCGCTGGCCGCCTTGCTGCCGGGGCCGCAGCCGGCGAGTTCGTCATCAGATGCACCGGAGAGGGGGTGTCCTTCGTTGCGGCGTCTGCCAACTGCGCCATCAAGGACGTCCGAGAGTTTTGTGACTCGTCGCTGCAAGAGGAGCTCGCCGTCTTGTACGCGGACGAGGGTTTCAGCTACTCTGAGCCATTGATGCTGATGCAGGTGACCGTCTTCTCTTGCGGCGGGTTCGTCATTGGGGTGACGTTGAACCATTCCGTTTGTGATGGCATCGGGATGGCGCAGTTCATGCAGGCGATGGGAGAGCTCGCCCGCGGGCTACCGTCGCCGTCCGTCATCCCGGTGAGGTCCAAGGATTCGTTCGTGTTGGACCTGCCTCCATTTTCCACAAACTTTGTTCGCTTTCTGGGCACCCTCCAGCCCTCTCCAATGGAGTTCCTGGACATTACTGTGCCATCAAGCTTAATCAACCGCATCAAACGCACGTATACCATGAATTACGGGCAGCCATGCTCCGTGTTCGAGGCAGTTGCCGCAGTTCTATGGCGGTGCCGAACCCGTGCAATCATGTCCGATCCGGCGGCCCTCGCCGTGCTTACATTCCCAGCAAACGCACGAAAGCATGCGGTTGCCAGGGAGGGCTTCTACGGCAACTGCGTCACCGCACAGCTGGTCATGGCGACGAGCGGCGCGATGGCGGACGGCGACATCATGGAGCTAGTGAAGATGATCCAGCATGCCAAGGATCGGGTGCCCGGCCAGACAGAGATCGACGAGATGCGGCAGTTGGATGGGTACAATCTTTTCCTCATGTCGTGTTGGCGAAACCTCGGCATGGAGGAGATTGACTTAGGCTTTGGACCGCCGGCGAGATTGATGGAGTACACGCAGGTAAGGACGAAGCTGCCGAGCTGCGCGACGTGCGTCCCTTGCAAGGACGAGTACAACGTGCAGTCCTTGTGCGTGAAGGAGGAGCACGCCGACGCGTTCCTCCAAGAATTAGCTAAAATCGACCTCACTTATAATCCGCTTTCCGTTTCATCCAAGCTTTGA